One Lycium barbarum isolate Lr01 chromosome 5, ASM1917538v2, whole genome shotgun sequence genomic window carries:
- the LOC132642730 gene encoding uncharacterized protein LOC132642730 has protein sequence MQELSLADMECYEGPRICDIAKFFESFPALEHLRLNHNILMYLAAGGDLPIRLPFDLNCIKCLCLADFYLDELDVVSCALCLIRSFPFLRYLEIQVDDLNDDIPALECLEVEAFSNATFNNLREVQLTSIIGSKPEMQLIKLLLAKSPMLVRMLVEPYLEVDDADKLKISDVLNSFRRASPEVEVVYTC, from the exons ATGCAAG AACTTTCACTTGCGGATATGGAATGTTATGAGGGGCCACGAATATGTGATATTGCCAAGTTTTTTGAGTCTTTTCCTGCTCTCGAGCATCTCAGGTTGAATCACAATATTTTGATG TACTTGGCTGCAGGAGGGGATCTTCCGATAAGGCTACCGTTTGATCTTAACTGCATCAAATGTCTTTGCCTAGCTGATTTTTATCTGGATGAATTGGATGTGGTCTCATGTGCTCTTTGCTTGATAAGAAGCTTCCCATTTTTACGGTATTTGGAAATCCAG GTGGATGATTTAAATGATGATATTCCAGCACTAGAATGTCTTGAAGTGGAAGCTTTCTCAAATGCGACATTTAATAACCTCCGGGAAGTTCAGCTAACAAGTATTATAGGCTCAAAGCCTGAGATGCAGCTTATCAAACTTCTATTAGCCAAGTCTCCTATGCTGGTGAGAATGCTAGTCGAGCCATATCTAGAAGTTGATGACGCAGACAAACTCAAAATCTCCGATGTGCTAAACTCGTTTCGGCGCGCATCCCCTGAAGTAGAAGTTGTTTATACTTGTTAA
- the LOC132642731 gene encoding protein SUPPRESSOR OF GENE SILENCING 3-like, with protein MEYQEQFFKNQFKMIYNARIAEEDKFEQIQQEQREIFKKYFSNASSTIEDYRVRAEKVKKLIKLQVKERKAFVQEKESLIRAHEERKRKLWEEEMTLEEKFDLDLARLMEKYSPKQSEQV; from the coding sequence ATGGAGTATCAAGAGCAATTTTTCAAGAATCAGTTCAAAATGATTTACAATGCCAGGATTGCCGAGGAGGACAAATTTGAGCAGATACAGCAGGAACAACGTGAGATAttcaagaaatatttttcaaatgCTTCCTCAACTATAGAGGATTATCGAGTCAGGGCAGAGAAAGTTAAGAAATTAATCAAACTCCAGGTTAAAGAAAGGAAAGCATTTGTGCAAGAGAAGGAAAGTCTGATAAGAGCTCATGAAGAGAGAAAACGCAAACTCTGGGAAGAGGAGATGACATTGGAAGAGAAATTTGACCTTGACCTGGCTAGGCTGATGGAGAAGTACTCCCCAAAGCAATCTGAGCAGGTATAG